The following coding sequences are from one Hydra vulgaris chromosome 04, alternate assembly HydraT2T_AEP window:
- the LOC100202876 gene encoding PHD finger protein 7 isoform X2 gives MSDLIGNNADKNQNGLVKPKRKRKRGRPLWYLRRNKKQVSTTDVVTTSKGAILDVIDNKVNRNCQLQPGNLRRKRKRKGRTSWCRKKRVVVQNVVHTTSTECCFCGESENFEYGTFFQSKESNIAAHQFCLFFSAGLPQNGDDAKGFDGFLFTDILKEVQRCFNITCKICHKKGASSGCSVSSCQSVYHFKCGLKSGIQYVFKDAFDSYCLKHRSKQDLRRIKSLKPAPKCPICFDEILEIDHNEILKAPCCKDMFIHRSCIKMQANVSGYFFRCPTCNNSNDFIEEMSSHGIFIPKRDAGWEENGAFAELLEKYNRCDLLYCLCKKGRSYCTKAGKWHLLACYLCGQSAIHVKCLARHYIPGIGYVCKDCNQVVRLRKTDPNCCQNTYMSRLKEHKKRLNELTLRNDPVLLASSVFAAQFWRNKFGIKDCKVMMTNFLDSNNHLIKKKLGNIVSNFGSGNSIISKSLTVTKTSLVDPSDLSNFDRFSSVDQHKIVYKFSFQKNILPLFCLPEDFLGDNVVGSNFNIQLLSKYYAAVNSNKQDCYKEEKNKITFYSQNELVDCHNEIASNRYSTEQNCFDNFLSKEFCDVFSPELTNNLQLVAKYNL, from the exons GAGCAATACTAGATGTTATTGACAATAAAGTCAACAGAAACTGTCAATTGCAGCCAGGTaatttaagaagaaaaagaaaacgaaAAGGTAGAACCTCATGGTGTCGTAAAAAGCGTGTTGTAGTGCAAAATGTTGTACATACCACATCAActg aatGTTGTTTTTGTGGTGAAAGTGAAAATTTCGAATATGGCACATTTTTTCAATCTAAAGAATCAAATATTGCTGCTCATCAATTTTGtttg tttttttctgcTGGCCTCCCACAAAATGGAGATGATGCAAAAGGCTTTGATGGTTTTTTATTCACTGATATACTTAAAGAAGTACAAAGGTGCTTCAACATT ACATGTAAAATCTGCCATAAAAAAGGAGCCAGCTCGGGCTGTTCAGTGTCATCCTGCCAATCTGTTTACCATTTTAAATGTGGATTAAAAAGTGGAatacaatatgtttttaaagatgCCTTTGA CTCTTATTGTCTGAAACATCGCTCCAAGCAAGATCTTAGACGCATCAAAAGTTTGAAGCCTGCTCCAAAATGTCCTATTTGTTTTGATGAAATATTGGAAATTGatcataatgaaattttaaaagctcCCTGTTGTAAAGATATGTTTATACACAGATCCTGCATAAAg ATGCAAGCAAATGTCAGTGGGTATTTTTTCCGATGTCCAACCTGCAATAATTCTAATGACTTTATTGAAGAAATGTCATCACATGGTATTTTCATACCTAAACG TGACGCAGGCTGGGAAGAAAATGGTGCATTTGCTGAGCTCTTAGAAAAATATAACAGATGTGACTTACTTTACTGCTTGTGTAAAAAAGGAAGAAGCTATTGCACCAAAGCTGG AAAATGGCACTTGTTGGCTTGCTATTTATGTGGTCAAAGTGCAATCCATGTAAAATGTTTAGCTCGTCATTATATCCCTGGAATAGGATATGTATGCAAAGATTGTAATCAAGTTGTTAGGCTACGAAAAACTGACCCAAACTGCTGTCAAAACACTTATATGAGTCGTctgaaagagcataaaaaacgtttaaatgaACTAACACTACGTAATGATCCTGTTTTGTTAGCCTCATCTGTGTTTGCAGCTCAATTTTGGAGAAATAAGTTTGGTATCAAAGATTGTAAGGTAATGATGACTAATTTTCTTGACAGTAAcaatcatttgataaaaaagaagcTTGGGAATATTGTCTCCAACTTTGGCTCAGGCAACTCTATTATTTCAAAGTCTTTGACAGTAACTAAAACTTCTTTAGTTGACCCCTCAGATTTGTCAAACTTTGATAGATTTTCTTCAGTGGATCAACACaagattgtttataaattttcatttcaaaaaaacatattaccATTGTTCTGCTTACCTGAAGATTTCTTGGGTGATAATGTGGTTGGAAGCAATTTTAACATTCAACTCTTGAGTAAATATTATGCAGCTGTTAATTCAAATAAGCAAGATTgttataaagaagaaaaaaataaaataactttctaTTCACAAAACGAACTTGTTGATTGTCATAATGAAATAGCTTCTAATAGATATTCAActgaacaaaattgttttgacaattttttaagtaaagaattTTGTGATGTGTTTTCACCAGAGTTAACAAACAACCTACAGCTAGTTGCTAAATACAATCTATGA